The genomic DNA AGTCCAACCCCCAAACCCACAGGGACTAGGCACCTACAACACCCCTTAATCACCTTTGAATGTCCCCACATCATAAGCCACACAAACCGAGGGGGGTTGGGGCCAGTGATTCCAGTCCATGGGAAGGAGACAGGAAGGGGGAGTGTGGAAAAGGAGAGGAGAAAGAGCAGGGCACAGATGCAGAGGGAGGAGGCATTGGTGGGCTTGGTAGGGATCTCCTAGTCTCAGTGCAATTTCTTCACACCTGGGATCAGCCCATTGGAGTGGTTTATTGGGATATCGGGGCAGAGCCTGGGTAGAGGTCATTGCCATGGGAAAGAGGATCATGTTGAGTGGAGAGAGAATGGGAAAAGAGGGACCTCTGTCCCTCTTTGTAGGGGGCAGGGATCACCCCATTCTCAGACCCCATCCTTTGCCTCAATACCCAGTTGTAAATCCGCTGCCGGCCCCTCAAGCCTCTCCAAACCATTATACTCATGGGATCCACCAGGGGGCAGCAGACAGAAGGACAAGTCCaacccctccagcagcagcatccGAGGGCAAGGAGCTATCTTTGCACATTCCCTCCCCATGGCATCATTCGCTCTGCGCTCGGTATGCCACAGTAGCTGCCGCCTGGGTGCCAGGTCCCTGCGTCTTGCCGTTCACCACCAGCAGGAGTGGGGTCTCCACACGGATCCCAGGGAAGGAGAAGCTCTGGGAGTACCGTGGAGACAAAGAAGTCAGTCAGAAGGAGGTTAGCTCTGAATGCTACTACTGACTGTTTGCACATCATGGGTTGAAATTTCCCCACCCATCTATGAGGCAGGGCAAATTCCACTGTTAACGCCTACTGATGGTGATTTTCATTTCATGTGCTGAGGTTTTTAAACCCGCCTAAGGGATTTGGGTGCCCAAATTTAACAGATGTCAGGAGcccaaatcccctaggcagctgTAAAAACCTGAAGAGCCAGTGTGTTGTTCTCCCGCCTTCCTGCAGAAGACTGAGATGTGCTCTAGTGAGGGAGGAGGTGCCCAGTCTCCCAGCAACAGTGTCAAAATTAACTCTTTCCCTGCTGGGCAGCTAGTGGGCTTCTGCTTCCCTGGACGTCGGGGTGAATATTGGGGTAGAGAATTGCAACCATCCTCCCCCAATTTAAAGGCACTTCCACCTCTACCCCATAACAAGGGGGCTGGGAAAGACACATTGCCCCCAGCTGCTGTGGGAAAGGCCCCATCACTCTGGCATCTGTGGCCCTGTAACTGAGCTCTAACAACTCATATAGGAAGTGATGCAAGTAGCAGACAGGAAGTGTCAAGTTCATTCATGCCTCCTGCCACCACAGcactgggggtgggaagaaaCAACAGGTGGAGGGAGGGGCATGAGGAAAGGGTGGGGATTAACCCTTAAACTGACGAAGGGCTACAGTCCTGTATCAACCTGTCTCTGGTGACATCCCATATCCCTCCTCCTGCAGGGCCAGGCCTAGGAATCACTCCAGCACTAAGCCTGGGGCAAGGAGGACCAGGCCACACTCACCTTGCCTTGGTGCTGGACGTGGTGATGCCGGAGGTGCGGCTCAGGGATGGCCACTGAGTCGCCGATGAGCACACCCCAGCTCTGGACCATGTTATAGACAGTGACAGCAAAACAGGGGCCCTTGGAGTCAGCCAGGCCGAACGTGCTGCCAGAAAACCAGGCGAGAATGTGAGTAAGGTGATGGGACAGGAGGTGAGGGGACAGATGGATGGTACTGAGGATgcatagatggatggatggatggaaggccACATGGATGGCTATGAGAATGGTTGGATGGGTGTACAGAACTGAGGAAACATGGGTGGATGGACAGAGCTcaggacagacagatggacagcaggctggatggatggacagaacttaggacagacagatggacagcAGGCTGGACGGATGGACAGAACTtaggacagacagatggacagcAGGATGGATGGAGGACATAGCTCGGGACTGACAGATAGACAGCAGGAGGATAGGCAACATCAACAGAAAGCACTAAAGATGGATGGATGGTCAGGTGGTACTCACAAGGGCACCTTCTCGTCCGTGGTGAGGCTGAAGACCACCCTGCCGAGCACTACGGCTCCAGTGTTGACACCCGGCTGCAGGGCGCTCAGGAGCCGATGCTCCAGTGCCACCTTCTGGCCTGAGGACCCCTGGTACTGCCCATCCCCACAGGGGCCCAGCTGGGATGAGCGCAGGcttcccagcatgctctgcaGCTTCTTAACCTTCACTTTGccctgcagggggaggaaggagggcagggtCACTGACTGAGACATGTCTCCCTGTaagccaggcagggagcaggggagatgCTCTACCTTGTTCTCCAGGAGGCTGGTGAGTCGCTCCAGGAAatccagaagctgctgctggcgCAGCCGGGGTTCAGGCCAGGCTGGGTCAAGGGCTGCTGCACGGGAAAACCCCTCCAGGGCCTCTGTGTAATTCTCCTCATATTTATGCAGCTGACCCAAGAGAAACACAGCATAGCGCTACGGTTACAGCAGTAAGGCTTGGcaccgggactcctgggttctactgcaGGCCTGAgcgggtctagtgggttagagtgagggggcttggagccaggactcctggttttcATTCCTGGCTCAAGGTGTGAGGGAAGTAGGGGGAAGCCCACTGGGTTAGAGCAGTGTGTGCAGGGAATTGGTattcctgggttcaattcctggctctgggaggggagagaggtctagtggttagaccagAAAGTATAGGGCTCATtccatccagcagggggcagcagacaCAGGGACACAGAGCCCCCTAAAACCACACTGGGGCACTGATGCTGGCACTGCCTGCCAGGAGAGAGtgcccctcctgagcccccaacACCTTTCAGTCACAccttccactcccctccctcccaccttctCACCGTAGCTCTGTTGAGATGCAGGTCCGGGTTACAGGATGCTGTAGGATCCACCTTTTCCTAGTTTGGAAAGGAAATCAACATCTGAGCGCCCCCATTGagccttctgccctgctccctgcagcacaaggCTCCCGTGCAACCAGTAGAAGACAGGGCAGTACCTACCGCCTGGCCATAGGCACTTAGGGCCTGCTGGGAGATACTGGGGTTCTGGCCTGTGTTGAAGAACAGCGAGAGGTAGGCATTTCCCAGGATATCTGCGGCAGAGAGACACAGAGGTTAGCAAGGAGACCACATGGACAGAGGACGTCAAAGAAGATGAACAGCTGGCTGGTTGGAGGCATATAGCTGAGAATAGAGGATTGATGGATGGGTAGCAGGATGGCTATAGCTGAGGATGGATGGGTGGAGGGATATAGCTGAGGGGAATGGATGGCTACAGCTGAGGATGGAGGGATGGCGGTACATTGAGGATTGAGGGTtgaatggatggagggatggatataGCTGAGGATGGAGGGATGGTGGGACATAACTGAGAATGGAGGGTTGAATGTAGGGATATCGCTGGGGTATATTATCCTCCCCACAAGTCAGGTGAAGGGCAGGAAGTTGCAGAGCATACTGagaagcctgagcccctcccagctGGTGCCATGTTGGGTCCCAGTGTCCCTTGAAGCAGGGAGTGGGCAGGAGCGGTgcgtgggggagggaaaggggctgtCACTCACACCACGAGCGGCCATCTCGCATGTCCATCTGGACAGCCAGCTTGGCCTGCCGGACACTGTCCATGACATTCTGGGCATGCTGCTCTGTGCTCTCGGCTCGCAGCTGCCGCAGCACCATGGACAGATTCTGCAGCGAGACTTTGTTCTTCCGCTACGGGGGGAGACAAGGAACCATGGTCAACACTCAGCCCAGCTTCCCGCCTCCCCACCCACGACTCCTCTGCCCTCAGATCAGCCAGCTgtgtctccccttcccttcccttccctcccctcccctgaatcgGCCCCTCGgcccagccagccctgtctcCACTTCCCGGGATCAGgccctcagcccagctcccctcctccccccacccccaccccgatcgGCCCCTTGGCCCCAGCTACCCAGCCCCTCAACGGGCAGCCAGGTCTCTCCCCTCTCTACCCCCAGGATTGGCCACACCAGCCCACCGGGATGCCTGGGGGTGGGACTCACGTGCCCCAGGGCCCCAGAGAAGCAGGTGTGGGCTGCTGTGATGTCGCCCTTTTTCCAGTAGGCCTCGCCCAGCTGGTTCCAGGCCTCCACCAGCTCCGGGTCCAGCTTCACAGCCTTGGCCAGCAGTTCCTCAGCCTTGGGGTTGTAGTCGGGTGTAACGTtcagagccttccccttcagcatCAGCGCCCAAGCCCGGCCCTGGGAACAGCCTGGAGAGACAGAGGCGCAAAGGGAGGGCATAGCCTGTGGCACAAatctcctccagtcccagggcagcgggctggctggctcaggaggtGAGAAATGGGACACTggtccctttcccctctagggtcGCCAGCTCCAACCCAGCCCCAGGGTTTGGGACTGGATGTCTTGGGGGGTGaggaatggggcatggggcctttCCCTTCTAGGGAGTGGCAGCTCCAATCCAGTCCCAAGGGACCCTAGGTCTGGCTAGCTCATGGGGAATGGGATGCCAGGTTTTCCCCtctagggcagggggtgcattTCCCTCTTATACCCGGTTACCATCTATCTCGCCCATCTGCTGTAGCGTTTTCTCCATTTCCTCCAGAATGTCCTGCTGCTTTCTCCCAGCATCCTCCACACCATGGCTTTCAAAGTAATGATCCCGGAAATAGTACAGGCCATCGACCAATTCCTGTGAGGATGAGGGACAGGTGAGtgaaaggggcaggggtgggaacgATCACATCGGTAAACTACACCCTAGCAGCAGCTACCTAAGGGGGCATGTAGCCTAgcggttaaggcactggactaacactcaagaaacctgggttcaaaGCCCAGCTTTACCAGAGACTATACCAGTAATCTCAGGTAAGTCATTAGGCTAGGAATTTTAAAGGAATGAGGCCCCCAAATGACAGTGAAAGCCAATTGGGCTCCTGGCTCATTTGCAAATCCATGTAACTgaatctctttgtgcctcggttgggattttcaaagctggcTAAGGAATTTGGAAATCAGTTCCCATTATTatatgtattaccatagtgcctaggagccccagtcatggcccagggccCCTCTGCGCTagatgttgtacaaacacagaacaaaacaacatCCCAGCTCCAGAGAGTTAATTAATGGGAACTGGGCTTCCCAAACCAATACGCAGTTCTGATCTCATCAATTTTAGATGACAAGTTCTTCAGGGAGGCACTGTCTCACTGTGGGTCTGTGCAGCATCCGGCACAAGGGGCCCTCACTTcagtcagggtctgggcagcactTGGCACAACAGGACCCCGATCTTATTAGGGGTCTGTGCGGTACCCAGCGAGGCCATGATCACACTTAGATGTCATTCTAGGTACCCAGAGGATCAATCTGTAGATATGAGCCCTACCACCTGACGTACAGGCCTTGCACACTGCAGCCTCTCATGGCTTTCACCactgttattattaataatatgtcTTATGCTAGTGCTTGTCCAACGTCAGGGCGCACATCGTGCCTGGCGCTGCACAGACctcgaccgagatcagggccccattgtgccgggtgcggcacagaccccgaccgagatcagggcccccattgtgcccGACACTGCAGAGATCCCGaccaaaatcagggccccattgtgccaggcactgcacagaccgcGAAAGAGACCccctattgtgctgggcactgcacagacacagtggGAGACTGATCCTGCTCTGAAAAGCTCCCCTGTCTAAACAGGCAAAGGAAtgaccattatccccattttatagacagggaaagtgaggcacagaaggagaagtgacttccccaagctCAATGGTGAAAGTGGAAATGGGACCCAAGTCTAGTGCCCCAGACAGCCTCTTACTGCCCAAAATCTCAGAGACCCCAACACAGTCAGATCCCTCCCTCTACTAATGATTTTAATGACAAACCCAGTTCACAGTTAATAAAGGCAGTGTACAAATGTTACATCCCAGGGCATTTTACAGGCTGTTTCCCATTACAGGCCTGTTATTTGCACCCATCTTGGGCTGGGGGCTTTaaatagcaaaataaaaatgGCTAAACCCACCCAGATGCTCAGAGAGAGGGTGCAGGGAAAAATATATGGCGAAAGGGAGAGGTTAATTCAGACACAGGGATTGCAAAGGCAGACGGCAGTGTAAGGGAGATACAGGGCAAGGCCCATGTAACacaagggtttgtgtgtgtgtgt from Malaclemys terrapin pileata isolate rMalTer1 chromosome 12, rMalTer1.hap1, whole genome shotgun sequence includes the following:
- the TTC5 gene encoding tetratricopeptide repeat protein 5 encodes the protein MAEEGGEGNHQAMQTLQELVDGLYYFRDHYFESHGVEDAGRKQQDILEEMEKTLQQMGEIDGCSQGRAWALMLKGKALNVTPDYNPKAEELLAKAVKLDPELVEAWNQLGEAYWKKGDITAAHTCFSGALGHRKNKVSLQNLSMVLRQLRAESTEQHAQNVMDSVRQAKLAVQMDMRDGRSWYILGNAYLSLFFNTGQNPSISQQALSAYGQAEKVDPTASCNPDLHLNRATLHKYEENYTEALEGFSRAAALDPAWPEPRLRQQQLLDFLERLTSLLENKGKVKVKKLQSMLGSLRSSQLGPCGDGQYQGSSGQKVALEHRLLSALQPGVNTGAVVLGRVVFSLTTDEKVPFTFGLADSKGPCFAVTVYNMVQSWGVLIGDSVAIPEPHLRHHHVQHQGKSFSFPGIRVETPLLLVVNGKTQGPGTQAAATVAYRAQSE